DNA sequence from the Sulfurimonas sediminis genome:
CGGTTTATGTGTTTTGTTGACATACTCAAAAGTATAACGAATACCTGTTAAATCATCCCCGTACCTGTCCGGTTTGTGCATGCGTAAAAAAGAGACATTGTCCGGGAGTACAAACTGCATTTGTAAAACACCGCGTTTTCGAATTTCGCGGTATTGCTTTTTCAAATGTTGATACAATTCTTTTCGCAGGAACTCTCTTTTTGCCTCCCTTACATGTAAAGCCTTCTCCAATATACGCAAAACTGTTTCATCATTGGACACAAAGGCATTTAACGAGGCTGCATCTGCCTTGTCTGTCTCATTTACTATTTCATAATTTATTTTTAAATGCTTAAGAACCGAAGAGAGCTCTCTTTGAATTAAGTGGTTTTTATGATAGTTGTTCAGGTACTGGCTTACCACAAACAAAAGTAAAAACAAAAGCAAAAATATTATTTTCTGTTTCATTTTTTACTCACCACCTGGTTTCTTCCTTTCTCTTTTGCACTGTATAAAGCTTCGTCCGCTCTTTGGAGCATTGATTTGAGAGTATCCCCTTTTTTATAAGCAGTGACACCAAAGCTCAGTGTAATTTTTCCATACTCCTGCGTATGAAGTTCTTCAATTTTTTTCCTGCATTTTTCAAGAAGCAGTTGTGCGTCATTAAGGGCTGTTTGCGGCAAAAGCATAACAAACTCTTCTCCGCCCCATCTTGCTATAGTATCCGCACTTCGGGTACACGAAATCAGTGTATTGGCAACAAGTTTCAAAATCTCATCTCCAACCAGATGTCCGTATCTGTCATTAAAAAGTTTGAAATGGTCTATATCTGCTATAGCCAAAGAGAGGGGGTAGCCATATCTTTTTACCTGAGAAAGTTCATACGCAAAAATTTCTTCAAACCTGTTTCTGTTATAGAGTCCTGTAAGCATATCATGGTTGGCTCTTTTTGTAATGGCTTCTCGTTGTTTTTCTATTTCCGTTACATCTGTAAAGTTCATCAAAAACTGTGTTTCATTAATCTTGGAAATATTGACCAAAAATGATTTTTTCTCATATTTAGAGTTTACAATCGTCGTAATTCTCTGGGTCTCATTCAAAGAGTGTATAAAATCATACAGACTCCCGTCTTTTTCCAAAAAAGCCTGTATGTTTTTCCTGTTGATACTGTCCTCTTCATTTGAAAAAATGTTAATGATAGAATGAAATTTTTCATTAAACTCTTCGACACTCTCTACTCCAAAGTATTTCAAAAAAGATTTTGAGGCAAAGCTGACATGCTCAATATTTGCAACAACAGATATACTGCTTTCAGAATCTATAATATACTGCAGAATTTCTCTTTGCTCTTCATACTCTTTTTCAATAATGATATTTTTGGCAAGTTTTTTTATCAAAGCAGTTAAGGATTTTTTTTGCACAGGTTTAAGCAGATACCCCTCCACCTGCAACTCTATCGCTTCAAGCAGATAGGCACTTTCACTGTGTGCTGTTGTAAATATGACCTTTACATCCGGTTCAATCTCTTTTATCGCCCGAATCATATCAAGACCATTCATTTCAGGCATTTTAATATCACTTACAACAATATCAGGCTGATATTTTTTAAAACATTCGAGTCCGACAATACCGTTGTTGGCTGTATATAATTCTTTGCTTATCCGTTTGAGTGCACGGGCATAGCCTTCACGCACATCATCTTCATCTTCTACATACAAAATCGTTATCTGTTTTGCATACTCAGGCATAAGCATCCCTTTTTAATTTTTATATACAGTTAAGTATACAGAATTATCTTGAATTATATATAAGGAAAAATGTAATCTCTGTGTAACCTCTCTTTACTATAATTTTTCAACGCAATACAAAAAAGAGCCTATATGATTGATGTTGAAAAAATGATTATAAAAAAATACCCCAAACTTAAAAACTCCAGAGTAATCAAAGGTGCAATTTCAAAATTTGCAGATTCTGTAGTCCATGAGAAACAAATCAATGAATTTATCAAAAAAAACAGGCATTTGGGCAGTTTTGAGTTTATAGACGAAGCATTGCAGTACCTCAACTTTGATTTTTCCGTCTCAGACAAGGATCTTCAAAACATTCCTTCCTCCGGACGCGTTGTCATTATTGCCAATCATCCGCTTGGGTCTTTAGACGCACTCGCACTTATCAAGCTTGTCAGTAATGTCAGAAAAGATATAAAAGTTGTTGCAAATGATTTTTTAGAAGTCATCACTCCCATAAAAAATATTTTAATCAATGTCAACAACTTTAAGGCACGGCAAAAAAAAGAAACCGTTGCACAGGTATATGCGGCACTTGATGCAGAAGAGGCTGTCATCATTTTTCCTTCCGGCGAAGTAAGCCGGGCTACTCCGACAGGCATAAAAGACAAGATTTGGCACAAAGGTTTTTTAAAATTTGCCAAAAAAGGCAATGCCCCCATACTCCCTGTATTTATTGGAGGGAAGAATTCCAAAACCTTTTACTCCGTATCAGCGCTGAACAAAAAACTTGCAGCCCTGCTTCTTGCACACGAAATGTTTAAACAAAAACACAAAGCTATTGAAATGATTGTAGGCGAACTCATTCCTTATGAAAACATAATGCCAAAAGGGATACAAAAGGACAAACTTGTCAAACTCTATAAAAAACATCTTTATGCCCTCAAAAAAAATGAGAGCTATTTTGAAACCCAAAAAGCAATCGCCCATCCCGAAGACAGACGGGATCTCAAAAAAGAGTTAAAATCATCACAACTGCTCGGAGAGACAAAAGACGGAAAAAAAATTTATCTCTACAGCAGCAGTGACAACAACTCTATTATCATCAATGAAATAGGACGGCTCAGAGAACTCTCCTTTCGTAAAGTCGGTGAGGGCATCAACAAAAAAAGAGATATAGACAAATATGACAGATGCTATAAGCACATTATACTCTGGGACGAGGAAGATCTTGAAATAGTCGGAGCATACCGTATAGCGGAATGTGCGGATATCATAAAGAAATTTGGCGTTGATGCCCTTTATACAACAACACTTTTTGATTACAACGAAGCATTTTTGCCTTACCTCCCCGATGCCATAGAACTCGGCAGAAGTTTTGTCCAACCAAAATACTGGGGTTCTCGGGCACTTGATTATTTGTGGTACGGCATAGGCGCATATCTCAAAAACAATCCGCATATCCGTTACATGTACGGTCCGGTTTCACTGAGTGAAAATTATGCCAAAACAGCCAAAGATATGATTTTGTACTTTTATGATGAAAATTTTCAAGACAGACAAAATCTTGTCAGCGCAAAAAATCCCTACAACTTTAAAACAGATGAAACACTCATAGCAAATCTCAAAAAAGAGTTCAGTGCACCGGAGTACAAAGAGAATTTCAAAACACTCAAAAAAGCTCTTGGCAGTATCAATGCCAATGTTCCGACGCTTTACAAACAGTATGCCGATCTGTGTGAAAAAGGCGGTATACAATTTTGCGCCTACAATATAGACAGTGATTTTTCCAACTGTATAGACAGCTTTATAGTCGTCGACATTTCAAAAATAAAAGCATCCCAAAGAAAGAGATATCTAAAATAATGAACAATGAACTCACACAACAGTGGAAAAATAATCTTAAAATTCTTGATGTGGCTTTTCAGCCTATCATCAATATCCATACAGGGACACTCTACGGTGTCGAAGCCCTGCTGAGAAATTTTCAGGATGTCGGATTCAAGTCTATATTTTCACTCTTTGATGCTGTTTATAAAGAAAAACTTTTGTACTCTTTTGATTTGGCACTCAGAGAAAAAGCTTTAAAAAAATATACACAGATACAAAACTATAAAAACATAAAACTCTTTTACAATCTGGATAACCGGGTTTTGGAAATGGAAAATTTTTCAACCGGAAATACAACAAAAATTCTGCAAGAGCTCAATATAAAGAAAGAAAATATCTGTTTTGAAATTTCGGAAAGACAGGAAATTTCCAGTAAGTTTGACCTTGAAAAAATACTCCAGCATTATAAAAAGGAAGACTTTTCAATTGCAATAGATGACTTTGGTGTCGGTTATTCCGGGTACAAACTCTTTTATGATTCCGCACCCGATATCATCAAAATTGACAGATTTTTTCTGCAGGGGCTTGCGACCAATATGAAGAAAAAACTCATGGTTCGCAACATCACACATCTTGCCATTCAGATGGGCATTAAGGTGATTGCCGAGGGTATTGAGACAAAAGAGGAGTACCTTACATGTAAAGATATCGGCTGCCACTTGGCACAGGGCTATCTTATTCAGAAACCTACAAAAAATACACAAAAAATTTATCAGCAATACGCAAACATTATCGACATTATAAAGTTAGACAGACGGATAAGTGACAAAAATATTTTACTGAAAAACAATATAGACAAAATTCAGCCTTTAAAGATTAAAACAAAAATGAATCTGGTCATAGAGTATTTTAAAAAGAATAAGAGTGTTCCCATTGTTCCTATTGTGAATTCCCAAAACGAACCCGTGGGAATATTGCTTGAATCTGACATCAAAGAGTTTCTTTACTCTCCCTACGGCATGTCTTTACTCTTAAACGAACAAAACAACTCCAAGCTAAAAAACCTGCTTCACCCCTGCGGGCATGCAGATATCAACAGCAGCACCACTACCCTTATAGAACTTTTTGCGAACAATCCTGAATCTTCAGGCATTATTATTACAAAAAACTCAGGCTATTATGGATTTTTATCCGCAAAAGCAATTATCAATATGATGCATCAGGAAAATATGATTCAGGCAAGAGACCAGAATCCGCTCACAAAACTTCCCGGAAACACAATGATTGAAAAATACATCTACAAAGTGTCCCAATCCTCAGCATCTCATCTTCTGTGTTATTTTGACCTTGACAATTTCAAAGCCTTTAATGATGTGTACGGTTTTCGAAACGGTGACAGGATTATTCAGCTTTTTGCAGATATTTTAAGAAAAGAACTGCCAAAAGATGTTTTCAAAGCCCACATAGGAGGTGATGACTTTTTTGTTGCCTGGGAGAATAAAGATTTTACCCATAGCTCTTTTGACACAAAAATGATAGAAAATATTTTGGAAAAATTTGCTTCCTCTGCAAAAGAATTTTACAGCAAAAAAGATAAAGAGAACGGCTATATTGTTTCAAAAAACAGAAAAGAGCAAACATGCAGGTTTTCTCTGCTTACAGCAAGTGCCTCACTGCTTATCACGCCGGAGAAAAAATCATTCATAAGCGAAGAGCATATAAATACAATTCTCTCCTGTCAAAAAAAAGTTGCAAAAAATGAGCCAAAACATCTTGCCGTCAGTTCTTTGCTTTAAAAAACTTTCATTTTTATCACAATATGAAACAAATCTGAGAAATTGATTATATTTTCATCATTCTCAAAGTTATAAATTTGTTTTAATAAGATATACTACATACAGATAAAATTCAGGAGATAATTAATGGGAAAATTCGTTAATAACATAGAAGAGTTCTTTACATTTTGTAATGAAAATGATGTACAATTTGTAGATTTGAGATTTAGTGATATTAAAGGTTCATGGCACCACCTTACATACCGTTACAGTGCAGTTAATGCAGAAAATTTAGAAAACGGTTTCCCGTTTGACGGTTCTTCGGTTGAAAACTGGCAACCGATCAACAAATCAGATATGCTTTTAAAAGCAGATGTTCCGACTGCATTTCTTGATCCTTTTACTGCTGATCCTACTGTGATTCTTATCTGTGATGTATATGACATTTACAAAAATGAACTGTATGAAAGATGTCCTCGTTCAATCGCTAAAAAAGCACTCAAATATGCCGAAGAGATCGGAATAGCTGATGCTGCATACTTTGGTCCGGAAAATGAGTTTTTCATCTTTGATGATGTCAAATTTGTTGACAACATCAATGAAATGGGATTCAAAGTAGACACAGAAGAGGGTGAATGGAATTCAAACACCGGATATGACGAAATGTACAATACAGGTCACAGACCGGGAACAAAAGGTGGTTACTTCCCAGTAGCACCGACAGACTCTATGGTAGATATGCGTGCTGAAATGATGCAGGTGTTAGAGCAGGTTGGTCTTGAAGTTGTTCTTGGACACCACGAAGTTGCCCAGGGTCAAGGTGAAATCGGCATCGTTTTCGGTGACATCATCACTGCCGGTGACAATGTTCAAAAATACAAATATGTTGTAAAAATGATAGCACACCTCAACGGTAAAACTGCTACATTTATGCCAAAACCGTTGTATGGTGACAACGGAAACGGAATGCATGTTCACCAGTCACTCTGGAAAAACGGTAAAAACCTTTTCTATCAAGAAGGAAACTACGGAAATTTAAGTGAAATGGCAATTCATTATGCAGGTGGTATCTTCAAACATGCTGCTGCAGTTGCTGCATTTACAAACCCGTCAACAAACTCATACAAACGCCTTATTCCTGGATTTGAAGCACCAAGCATTTTAACTTACTCTTCTCAAAACCGTTCAGCAGCCTGCCGTATTCCTTATGGTGCAGGTGAAAAAGCAACTCGTATTGAAATGAGATTCCCTGACTCTTCATCTTGTCCTTACCTTGCTTTTGCCGTAATGATGATGGCAGGACTAGACGGTATCAAACACGCTACAATTCCTGTTGGTCCAATGGATGAAGATCTCTTTGAACTTACTCTTGATGAAATTCGTGAAAAAAATATTCCACAAATGCCACACACACTTCGTGAAGCATTAGAAGGTCTTATAGCGGACAACGAGTTCTTAAAGCCGGTATTTACATCTGAATTTATAGAAGCATACCAGCACTATAAATTTGAGCGTGATGTATGGCCGGATGAAGGTCGCCCGACTGCATACGAGTTCAAAACTACCTACCAGTGCTAAGAACTTTAGCTTAGGCTATATGTTCTAAGCTTTTTCGGAACCCGTACTTCAGTGCCGACTGTTGCTACTTTTATGACACTCTCAGCCCACCCTAAAGGATGGGTTCCGAAAAGCAACACCCCTCTGCTCGGAATCGGTACTTCAGTGCCGACTGTTGCTACTTTCATGACACTCTCAGCCCACCCTAATAGGTAAATCCCACGAAAAATAAAACAAATCTTAATCAATATAGTTTGATTCAATCAATTGAACACTAAAATCATCACGATAAAGAGCATTTCTTTTAATATCTGCCATTGTAGTTTTACCGGTTAGGAGTACCTTTTTATCTTTGTTCTCATTTAAAAACAACTGATAAAGATTAACAGTAAAACTTCTAAGAATAGCTATAGAGAAAGGCTCTTTATATGCTATATGGTCATCTTCTTCAGTAAGCATATCTAAGTGATAGTGATATGTTTCCACTCTCCAATGTTGCAGTATCTTTTGAAGAAACTCTTTTGCAGTTGTTTTAAAGTTAGCCATTAAATATTGAGTTGAAATTGTAACTTCACCAGTCTGTGCATTTGTTAATGTTTTCGTCACTTTAATGAGTGATTGAATATTTTGAAAGTTCTCATGATACATAACTAAATCAGCACTTTTATTTTGAAAAACTTCTACTTTTCGAGAGACTCTTTTGTTGTTTTCAGTTAAATAGCTATCTTCATCATCAACTCTATCTGTAGGCTGATTAAACTCTTCTATGGTCTTTATAGCTTTCTCTTTGAGGTGTTTCTGGTTATCTTTGAGTTTTGCTATATATCTGTTACCTTGCTCATCAATAGTGTTGAGAATCTCTGATTGAGTAAGCAGTGCATCAAAGGAAAATATCTGTCCTTCATTGCTAAAAATATTATCGTTTAAAACCTCTTTGAGTGCAGTAATTTCGCTACTCTTATTTTTATCTAAAAACTTGTGAGCAAACACTATTTTTATATCTTTATCCAAGATATTTAGTATTGCTTTATGTCTTTCCTGTGTGTATTGACCATTCACGTCGCTACCTCTCAGCCACTTCCCGTCAATAGCAATATTTTCTTGTGCAATGAATGGAAAAAAGAACTCTCTAAATACTTTTTCCAAAGCATTATTATCTGTGTTTATCAATAAACGATGATATGTTGATTTGGAAGGAATCGTTATCTCTTCTTTATCAAAAATCTCTTTGAGTATTGCATTGTCTTTGTTATATATCATCCATGAAAATATATCCTTAAAAGTTGTATTTCCTTTGATAAGTGCAAAAAGTGTCATGAAAAGAACTTCGTGCAATGGATATTCTATCTTCCCTGTATCTACTCTATAGTCTGGGATACTTTTTAGCGATTCAAGTAAGGCTTTTGTGCGTGTTAATTTGATGGTAAACTCCTTGTTTTAGGAGTCTAAGCAATATTTCTTCCAGTTCTTTTGAATCTATTGATTAAGATTTATTTTATTTTTCGTGGGATTTACCTACCCACCCTAAAGGATGGGTTCCAAATAAAAGCCCATTAAATCAAAAATTCGATATAATTGCAAACATAATAGTCCTGTATAAGAGTGCAGCTATTAAATAATTCAAGAAAAAGGATTCTTTATGAAGAATATTCCTAAAGGCAAATATAAACCGTATCCAAAAATAGATTTGCCAGACAGAACATGGCCGGACAATACTATAACAAAAGCGCCTATCTGGTGCAGTGTTGATTTACGTGACGGTAATCAGGCACTGATCAACCCGATGGACATGAAGAAAAAACTTGAATTATTTGCACTCTTACTCAAACTCGGTTTCAAAGAAATAGAAGTCGGTTTTCCATCCGCTTCAAAAATAGAATTTGATTTTTTACGCAAACTGGTTGATGACAACTTGATTCCTGATGATGTTACTATTCAGGTACTTGTACAGGCAAGAGAACATTTGATTGCCAAAACTTTTGAAGCCCTGGAAGGTGTGAAAAAAGCGACCGTTCATTTGTATAATTCCACTTCTGTTGCACAAAGAAAAATAGTTTTTTCAAAAACACAGGATGAGATAATAGACCTTGCACTCCAAGGTGTTGATTTGGTCAAAAAATATGAGGCAAACCACAACGGAGAGATATTTTTAGAGTATTCTCCTGAGAGCTTTACTGGAACAGAGCTGGATTTTGCGGCACGAATTTCCAATGCCGTAACGGCTCGCTGGGGCATCAATGAAAACAGAAAGGTCATTATCAACCTTCCTGCAACAGTGGAGATGGCTACGCCTAACATTTATGCAGACCAGATAGAATGGATGAGCAGACACCTGGACAATCGTGAAAATGTCATCATCTCAACCCATACGCATAATGACAGAGGCACTTCCATCGCAGCAACAGAGTTGGCGCTTTTAGCAGGTGCCGACAGAGTTGAGGGAACACTTTTGAGCAATGGTGAACGAACAGGCAATGTAGACATCATTACCCTTGCCTTAAACATGACCTCACAGGGCATTGACACAGGGCTTGATTTTTCGGATATCAACGAAGTGGTGCGAGTTGTCGAGACATGTACAGAACTGCCGACACACCCGAGACATCCCTATGTCGGAGAACTTGTCTATACGGCATTTTCCGGTTCCCATCAGGATGCCATTAACAAAGGGCTTGCCTACCAGCAGACAAAAGAGGACCCTTTTTGGGAAGTGCCTTATCTGCCGATAGACCCTGCCGATGTTGGACGGACGTATGAAAGTATCATCCGCATCAACTCACAATCAGGAAAAGGCGGAGTTGCTTATATACTTGAACACAATTACGGCTACCATCTGCCAAAAGCGATGCACCCGGAAATTGGCCGTGCAGTACAGGCATTAAGTGATGAAAAAGGCAGAGAGTTGGAACCCGAAGAGATACTCGAAGTTTTTAAAAACACCTATTTTAATATCAAAGAGCATATCTCTTTTGTAGATTTTACACTCTCTTCAGATAACGGGAAGGCTACATGCAGCTTGACATACAAATATAATGGAGAGGTCATTACATCTGAGGGCGAAGGCAACGGACCGATTGATGCCTGTAAAAATGCACTGATGCAAAAGTACAAAAATGATTTTACTGTTAAGTCATACTCGGAACACTCCTGTGGTGACAAAAGCAGTGCACAGGCAGTAGCATACATAGAGATTCAAACAAAAGAGGTACTCTCACGTTTTGGTGTCGGAATAGACAACGACATCACGATAGCCTCAATTAAAGCCATGTTCTGTGCTTTAAACAGAACTTTTGACTAAGACTTTTTAAAAGAGTAATTCAGATTCTGTTTCATCACTGTAGTCACTTCGTGGCGGTTTTGAAATATTACTGAAATACTCTTTTTTTCCGTTAATTTTCACTTCTATAATTCCCTCAGGCATATCAAATTTCCGTTTTATCTGCGGGTAGAGTTTCAAAAGATTTCTGAAATAATAGGCAAAAGCAGGACCCGAAACCCGTCCTCCAGTCTCTTTGTGATACATCGGAGTATTGTCATCATTTCCGAACCAGACAACCGTCTCAACAGTAGGGGAATAGCCGGCAAACCAGGCATCTATATTATTATTTGTTGTTCCTGTCTTTCCGGCAATTTCTATGCCTCTCACCCTTGCTCTTCGTCCTGTTCCTCTTGTGACAACATCACGCAGTATCGTCGTCATTATAAAAGCCTGAGTCGGAGCTGTTACATAATAAGAAACATCCTCTTTTTTATACACTGTACTGCCCCCCTGGTCAATACTTGTAATCAAGTGAGGTTTCACCTGAATCCCGTAGTTTGAAAATGACGTATAATACTGTGCAAGTTCAAGCGGTGACATCGACATGGTTCCAAGAGCGATAGAGAGATCGTTTGGCAGGTTTTTAATATGAAATTTTTTCAGTTCCCGTAAGAGTTGCGAAAGTCCTATATCATTGACAAGATTGATAGTCGCCAGATTGCGTGAATGAATAAGTGCTTCTCTGAGAGTAATGAGACCTTTATAGTTTTTTTCATAATTTTTAGGCTGCCATTTCATCTCCTCGCCATTTTTTTCATAGGCATATGTCTGGGCAATATCAACAAGTTTTGTAGCACCCGAATAGCCCAGGTCAATAGCTACCTGATAGATAAAAGGTTTAAAAGCAGAACCGGGCTGGCGCCTGCCCTGAGTAGCACGATTATAAGAGCTTTTTTTATAATCTACACTCCCAAGCAGTGCCAAAATATCCCCTGTTTTGGAATCAAGAGAGACCAAAGCACCGTTAAGCTGTGACACATTGACATCCTGGACTTTAAAGCTTTCGTCTTCTTTTTTCTGTGCCTCTTTTTCTTTGTATTTTTGAATTCTCCCTAAAGCTTTGTCATATGCATACTGCAGTGATTTTCTTCCAATATCCTGCAGTTTCAAATCAATCGTTGTATATATTTCATATCCGCCTGTTTTTAAGTCGTCAATTCCCATATTTCTGAATCTTCTTGCAACTTCATCCACAACAAAAGGGGCTCTGTTTTGTGTCAGTGTATCATTGTATACCACCGGATTTTCACCCAAAGCCTTTTGGTATGTTGCGTCGTCTATCCAGCCAAGTGTATGCATTCTTGTAATGACGCGATTGGCTCGGCCCATGGAAATATCATAGTTTTTTGTAGGTGCATAGGTACTTGGTGCTTTTGGCAGACCGACAAGTATTGCTATCTCTTTGAGTGTCAAGTCAGAGAGCTTCTTGTGAAAATACCCGTCTGCAGCTGTTTTGATGCCATAATATCCATGCCCGAAATAGATCTCATTTAAATAACGCTCCAGAATCTGCTCTTTTGTCAGTGCATTTTCAAGTTTAAAAGAGTATATCAGCTCTTTTATCTTTCTTGAAAGTTTCTTCTCTCGTGTCAAAAGCTTGTTTTTTACCAATTGTTGCGTAATCGTACTCGCACCCTCAACCATTTTTCCCGCTTTGATGTCTTTTATAACTGCCCGAAATATTGCATCAAAATTTACACCGGAATGTTCAAAAAAAGTTGTATCTTCGATGGCAACAAGTGCTTCAATCACCCTTGGAGGAATCTCATTAAAAGAGGCATAATATC
Encoded proteins:
- a CDS encoding GGDEF domain-containing response regulator; translation: MPEYAKQITILYVEDEDDVREGYARALKRISKELYTANNGIVGLECFKKYQPDIVVSDIKMPEMNGLDMIRAIKEIEPDVKVIFTTAHSESAYLLEAIELQVEGYLLKPVQKKSLTALIKKLAKNIIIEKEYEEQREILQYIIDSESSISVVANIEHVSFASKSFLKYFGVESVEEFNEKFHSIINIFSNEEDSINRKNIQAFLEKDGSLYDFIHSLNETQRITTIVNSKYEKKSFLVNISKINETQFLMNFTDVTEIEKQREAITKRANHDMLTGLYNRNRFEEIFAYELSQVKRYGYPLSLAIADIDHFKLFNDRYGHLVGDEILKLVANTLISCTRSADTIARWGGEEFVMLLPQTALNDAQLLLEKCRKKIEELHTQEYGKITLSFGVTAYKKGDTLKSMLQRADEALYSAKEKGRNQVVSKK
- a CDS encoding lysophospholipid acyltransferase family protein; its protein translation is MIDVEKMIIKKYPKLKNSRVIKGAISKFADSVVHEKQINEFIKKNRHLGSFEFIDEALQYLNFDFSVSDKDLQNIPSSGRVVIIANHPLGSLDALALIKLVSNVRKDIKVVANDFLEVITPIKNILINVNNFKARQKKETVAQVYAALDAEEAVIIFPSGEVSRATPTGIKDKIWHKGFLKFAKKGNAPILPVFIGGKNSKTFYSVSALNKKLAALLLAHEMFKQKHKAIEMIVGELIPYENIMPKGIQKDKLVKLYKKHLYALKKNESYFETQKAIAHPEDRRDLKKELKSSQLLGETKDGKKIYLYSSSDNNSIIINEIGRLRELSFRKVGEGINKKRDIDKYDRCYKHIILWDEEDLEIVGAYRIAECADIIKKFGVDALYTTTLFDYNEAFLPYLPDAIELGRSFVQPKYWGSRALDYLWYGIGAYLKNNPHIRYMYGPVSLSENYAKTAKDMILYFYDENFQDRQNLVSAKNPYNFKTDETLIANLKKEFSAPEYKENFKTLKKALGSINANVPTLYKQYADLCEKGGIQFCAYNIDSDFSNCIDSFIVVDISKIKASQRKRYLK
- a CDS encoding GGDEF domain-containing protein, encoding MNNELTQQWKNNLKILDVAFQPIINIHTGTLYGVEALLRNFQDVGFKSIFSLFDAVYKEKLLYSFDLALREKALKKYTQIQNYKNIKLFYNLDNRVLEMENFSTGNTTKILQELNIKKENICFEISERQEISSKFDLEKILQHYKKEDFSIAIDDFGVGYSGYKLFYDSAPDIIKIDRFFLQGLATNMKKKLMVRNITHLAIQMGIKVIAEGIETKEEYLTCKDIGCHLAQGYLIQKPTKNTQKIYQQYANIIDIIKLDRRISDKNILLKNNIDKIQPLKIKTKMNLVIEYFKKNKSVPIVPIVNSQNEPVGILLESDIKEFLYSPYGMSLLLNEQNNSKLKNLLHPCGHADINSSTTTLIELFANNPESSGIIITKNSGYYGFLSAKAIINMMHQENMIQARDQNPLTKLPGNTMIEKYIYKVSQSSASHLLCYFDLDNFKAFNDVYGFRNGDRIIQLFADILRKELPKDVFKAHIGGDDFFVAWENKDFTHSSFDTKMIENILEKFASSAKEFYSKKDKENGYIVSKNRKEQTCRFSLLTASASLLITPEKKSFISEEHINTILSCQKKVAKNEPKHLAVSSLL
- the glnA gene encoding type I glutamate--ammonia ligase, producing MGKFVNNIEEFFTFCNENDVQFVDLRFSDIKGSWHHLTYRYSAVNAENLENGFPFDGSSVENWQPINKSDMLLKADVPTAFLDPFTADPTVILICDVYDIYKNELYERCPRSIAKKALKYAEEIGIADAAYFGPENEFFIFDDVKFVDNINEMGFKVDTEEGEWNSNTGYDEMYNTGHRPGTKGGYFPVAPTDSMVDMRAEMMQVLEQVGLEVVLGHHEVAQGQGEIGIVFGDIITAGDNVQKYKYVVKMIAHLNGKTATFMPKPLYGDNGNGMHVHQSLWKNGKNLFYQEGNYGNLSEMAIHYAGGIFKHAAAVAAFTNPSTNSYKRLIPGFEAPSILTYSSQNRSAACRIPYGAGEKATRIEMRFPDSSSCPYLAFAVMMMAGLDGIKHATIPVGPMDEDLFELTLDEIREKNIPQMPHTLREALEGLIADNEFLKPVFTSEFIEAYQHYKFERDVWPDEGRPTAYEFKTTYQC
- a CDS encoding ISAs1 family transposase yields the protein MKLTRTKALLESLKSIPDYRVDTGKIEYPLHEVLFMTLFALIKGNTTFKDIFSWMIYNKDNAILKEIFDKEEITIPSKSTYHRLLINTDNNALEKVFREFFFPFIAQENIAIDGKWLRGSDVNGQYTQERHKAILNILDKDIKIVFAHKFLDKNKSSEITALKEVLNDNIFSNEGQIFSFDALLTQSEILNTIDEQGNRYIAKLKDNQKHLKEKAIKTIEEFNQPTDRVDDEDSYLTENNKRVSRKVEVFQNKSADLVMYHENFQNIQSLIKVTKTLTNAQTGEVTISTQYLMANFKTTAKEFLQKILQHWRVETYHYHLDMLTEEDDHIAYKEPFSIAILRSFTVNLYQLFLNENKDKKVLLTGKTTMADIKRNALYRDDFSVQLIESNYID
- the leuA gene encoding 2-isopropylmalate synthase, yielding MKNIPKGKYKPYPKIDLPDRTWPDNTITKAPIWCSVDLRDGNQALINPMDMKKKLELFALLLKLGFKEIEVGFPSASKIEFDFLRKLVDDNLIPDDVTIQVLVQAREHLIAKTFEALEGVKKATVHLYNSTSVAQRKIVFSKTQDEIIDLALQGVDLVKKYEANHNGEIFLEYSPESFTGTELDFAARISNAVTARWGINENRKVIINLPATVEMATPNIYADQIEWMSRHLDNRENVIISTHTHNDRGTSIAATELALLAGADRVEGTLLSNGERTGNVDIITLALNMTSQGIDTGLDFSDINEVVRVVETCTELPTHPRHPYVGELVYTAFSGSHQDAINKGLAYQQTKEDPFWEVPYLPIDPADVGRTYESIIRINSQSGKGGVAYILEHNYGYHLPKAMHPEIGRAVQALSDEKGRELEPEEILEVFKNTYFNIKEHISFVDFTLSSDNGKATCSLTYKYNGEVITSEGEGNGPIDACKNALMQKYKNDFTVKSYSEHSCGDKSSAQAVAYIEIQTKEVLSRFGVGIDNDITIASIKAMFCALNRTFD
- a CDS encoding penicillin-binding protein 1A, with the protein product MKKLLKRTFVTVLILGFFSPFIILGYYLVSYDYDISSLVDYKPKQTSRIYDKNGEKIANIFDKQHRYYASFNEIPPRVIEALVAIEDTTFFEHSGVNFDAIFRAVIKDIKAGKMVEGASTITQQLVKNKLLTREKKLSRKIKELIYSFKLENALTKEQILERYLNEIYFGHGYYGIKTAADGYFHKKLSDLTLKEIAILVGLPKAPSTYAPTKNYDISMGRANRVITRMHTLGWIDDATYQKALGENPVVYNDTLTQNRAPFVVDEVARRFRNMGIDDLKTGGYEIYTTIDLKLQDIGRKSLQYAYDKALGRIQKYKEKEAQKKEDESFKVQDVNVSQLNGALVSLDSKTGDILALLGSVDYKKSSYNRATQGRRQPGSAFKPFIYQVAIDLGYSGATKLVDIAQTYAYEKNGEEMKWQPKNYEKNYKGLITLREALIHSRNLATINLVNDIGLSQLLRELKKFHIKNLPNDLSIALGTMSMSPLELAQYYTSFSNYGIQVKPHLITSIDQGGSTVYKKEDVSYYVTAPTQAFIMTTILRDVVTRGTGRRARVRGIEIAGKTGTTNNNIDAWFAGYSPTVETVVWFGNDDNTPMYHKETGGRVSGPAFAYYFRNLLKLYPQIKRKFDMPEGIIEVKINGKKEYFSNISKPPRSDYSDETESELLF